TAGGTTTTGTAGGTTGATTTGGCATATCGCTTGGGTGTCCTTTTATCGTTTATTAAAACTAGATGCTTCTTACATATTGCATAAAACTAGATGCTTCTTACATATTTCAAGTTTCAGATAAAATCAATGATCGGATTGAAAAATATCCCCACAATATatgattttgcaaaaaaaaacttaatttaaaaattagaataagaCAAAATTGTTCTAAATTCCCCTCTTCCATAAACAGCTCTTTCTAATGTTTCCATAtgatttcaaaaacttttttgcataaCTCTTAACTTCTTGCATCTAAATTTTACTttacttaattacttttttcacaTTAGAAATACACTTTGAGTCGTTTCTAAGTTAAAATACGATGTAGGTAATAGCCTAGTGTAAGAAGCTCATTAAAATGAcgtctttaaaaattttcttttttgtattgaaGTTTAGTTTAGCTGAATTTAAATACCTTTGAGACCTTGCTTCCAAATCAATTGGTTCGTGAACTTTCTAGGTTTCTGTGCAAGCATTTCTCTAAATGAATATCACTATAAAATCTTGCACAGTagcaactttttaattttattttgctcttcctacaatttaaaaaaaatgataagatACAAAGGAACGTTTTCAATTACAaagaaaagttttcaaaaaacgaaAGAAACGATTTATATAGCAAACAGGGGCTTAAAGTATATGTGGATGACCAGAGATACAACAATCTTTCCAAAGAGCACCTTTGTGGGCTTTAGCAGgtgtaaagtaaaaaacatgttttcttCTTTACACCTGCTAAAGCAGGCATTCTTCTTGTATTTATTGAGAGCTTGTTAGATGTGAgctatttatttacttttatcagCACAATATTCATATATCTCCATTTAGCTGAATAACACAACTATTAGCCATAAACAAATTAGTATAATCAGCATACatagtttagtttaattttgCAGATATATTAGAGTagccatttttataaattaaaagtagtaCAGAGCTGACGATTAAAACTTAACGCAAAATCGTGTATCAGAGTCCGTATTGGCTGCATATGATTTCAGTCATTAATAAGGCTTTTAGCCCAAAAAACTTGATTGTTTGAAAAGCGATTACAGTTTATCTTGTTTTAGGTATAATGTAATCTACTGtgtcaaattcttttaaaatgcttataaatATTCCATGTGTACCTGATTGAGAAGAAGTGACAAACTACATTTATTAAGACCCATTACTTTATTAATTGaattccatattttttaattttaaatttacattcagttataattttaatataaaactgttttcttgttttttccAGTTTTGAGAAATTCTTAGAAGTGTTAATagcttgtatttttattttttattattttcatttaaccaCCTactgtataacttttttaaaaagttaaactaaaaaattgtttaaagtttgaaaGGAAGAAtagaaatcatttttaaatgttttctccTAGAGTTTGCTTGGAAATGTTTCTCTGTTTTTTTACATTCCACGAATCTAATGAGTATTTCAATGTTTTCTCAATTTAATGagtattttaatgttttctcaATTTAATGagtatttcatatttttctcaatttaatgAATATATCAATGTTTTCTCAATCTAACAAGAATTTCAATGTTTTCTCAATCTAATGAGTATTTTCTCTATCtaatgagtatttttaaaccAGTATACAGTAAATTGAAACTTTAATGGACACACAAATAGGAAAAAATTCAAAGGTAAGACAGATATTTGGACTGACATAATGCAATCCTTAGTATTCTCTGTGCCAAAACATTATTGTCCTCAAATTTCATGCAAACTTTCTAATTTTAATCGAAACTTTtacagttaaaatatatttttgaattttagtaaattcaattttaaggCCAATTTAAACCTAAGTTTTGTCAATctacattaaaacattttgtatatcTTATTGGGCATTGGTTCCGATTACCAATGTATGAGCAACGGCATTTAGTGCGTtatattctttgttaaattttattgaagttCAATCAAGAAAGTCTTGTGTGACAtgtgatttttttgttaaagtgaaaaaaaagttcttttctttttttgcggTTTACGTTGCTAAGTACAGGTATATAACAAGTATGACAAGAAAGACGAATTTGTAGCGTGAATGATTTTACATTAATGATATTATCGACAGTCAACTACGACGGGTTGAGAGTATACTATAAATTACGTTTTGTGATATGCCTAAGTGACAGTAACGTTGATCTGCTTTATTATTATGGTTGGAACTTAATGGCTAAGTAGCTCAGTTATTTAGAGCATCAAACGAATTATTAAAAGAACTTGTTGGTTCACAAAACGAAGTGATGGTGCAGTTGCGGCGCAATAGTTAGAGATCTTGCTCAGAACCAAGGGGTCCGAGGTTAGGCACCAGGCTCAAGCCCATTAAGCAATATTGGCAAGGAAAAAAGTTTCAACATCTTAGTTAAAAGTTCTTTCTTGGTGCTCAACGATCAGACCAAAAAGACTTTTGGGAGCACTCTAATATTGCCTAAAAAGTAAACCGATCTGTTGTGCAAGACGAGTTCAAATCCAGTCACCGCTAACTCATTGCTtgggtaaaaaattttttgatgtattaTATAACcgtaagtattaaaaaaatgctttatttcagtttattaaaaaagtttatttagttaataaaagaatttagctttattaactgaaaacaaagatttttaagtaaataaaacaaatggaaACGTACTTTTGTAAATCATGGTCAGCACGCCGAATtactttaagtatttttttttatcgacaCTTATTACCAAATTACTaagtatgttatttttattttttactttttcagtttaaagGAGTGTCacttacattttataaatttaagtcacgagttttaaaaactttacacaacaaaacataatagtTTCATGAGCTAAAGTTCTTAACACAAACAAAACCGAAAGGATTATGTGCCTTAAGATATTTCTGGAAGAGACATAACTTTAGAAGGCATTATCACTAGtgaatgtaaaattaattttagaagcattttatttgtttaactatGACAAcgctttaatgtaaattaactctcaatcaacttttaaaaatcatagtCATAACATAGctatttactttaaaacaattatttgtttTGCAGCGTTGCTAATCTttcttagtatatatatttgcttcatcaattaaacagaaaaaagtaaagcTAGTCTGCATAACCCATCAAAGTTGTTACAAGTGTTTATTAggtattttttagttaataaccAATATTCgtatttataatttgtaaaaactatagtttataataagtggagaaaattattttagctaataacattttttctttcgttGAGTAAATTCTATACTGAatatattattatcatcatttttacgaaagctttttttttgtatgttgtACTATTTCAATAatgttgttatatttaatattgtatgatattacttaaaatttatactacttgataaaaaaaatttttttttctatatttaaaattttgatccctttttttaaccatttttttttaaactcacaCAAATTTTGGATTTTATTCTAGctatttagtatttataaaatcattttttaacataaataatttactttatactacaagtaaacattttattttcttcaaaaaattgttttaaatattaaaatgacatttCTTCCTCATTCCGCACTTTTACTAGTTGTTTGCTGTTTTgttgttttcttgttttttgtttcaaataattttctttgtaactgcaatttaaaattgattttaaagttgCCGTTTGACATAAACTAacaaaaaactaactaaaactaacataaaattaaaactaaaataaataaaataaaactactaacataaataaacataaataaacataaataaaataaaaactaacatAAATTTACAATCCAGTTTTTCAAAATGGATAGAATTTTATTGTATCTTAGGGCACCAGCCCAATCTAAAATCATTTCTAGCATTTTTAAGGcaaaaagaaagtaaataaaattaactagtttataatttcaatattctttattttttatttacatcttGTGAAGATATTAACAGATATATGTTTACCCAACCTGCACATCTAGCTTTATATTCGGATTAAGAATCTGTATAGACACGTGTTTGTCACGGTCCAGACGTAAACCAAAAACACGTATATATTACGCGCAGTTTTACTTTAGTTTAGCATGTGTTTTTTTTGAgcttttaaagtcaaatttatcAGTAGTTTTCTTatattaaacttgataaaatataatatgtcGATTCCGTAACGGTGAAACCTAATAGATTTTAACTGATATTTTTGGTAAATAGTAGTAGTTAATTTAACGAAATAAATATCAATGTTGGCacgttttattaaatttgtttttgaaagttttaaagatgCAGCAGAAAGCAAGAGTACATTTTTTCTAAGTTGTGCAGACTAGGTAGTGTAGGTACTTACTAACTGTTCGGAATAAAATATagtacttgaaaaaaaaattttaatttacatttctTAGATTCATACAGCTGTAGATTGGGCAGAGTtccttttttaatctttattgttATTTCACTTTTTCAAACATCATAGTGGGCATGCGCCGTCTGTTAGACATCCGTCGGACGTTTTACGGATATCTGGACGTCCAGgagacgtcttacggacgacCTACGGACAACGCATGCCCACTGGATaacattactattattattaaaaacttcgcgcaataataaaaaaaaagtttttattattgtttgcaGTTATGTTCcttcaaagttatttatctaACTCTCTCCCTATCCCTGTCagttatgttatgttatgttttgtttataaaaagttatttatctaTCTCTGTCTCTATCCTTGTTAGTTGTTTACTCCTTATATTAACAAAAGCAAATAAGTGACAGGGATAAGTGCTGAGAGAATATAATCGAGTTAAGTGAATAACTGAGACAAAATGATTCTACATAATAGTTTGGAGTGTTGACCAATTTTTTTATCGggaatgatttaaaatttttttctttagtttaagGAGTACTTAAgatgtatttaaaatgtaaaaacttcaaataattttttttttcttaagtttcttaactaaaacaatctttaaaaagtttttaactaaagctatttttgaaaagaaacgAGCTTTTTCTACCCTGCCGTTTTGTTATATAGAAATTAacgaatgtttaaaattaatcttaattaacaaaaaaaaaagaacacacTCTCAGAAAAATACGATATTAGCAATTTAAAGAACAACgaattaaaacaactaaaataagattatttataaaagaaatctGTGATGATGTTGagttgttaagaagttttgtaGGTTGGTTTGAAATATCGCCTGAGTGTCCTTTTTTCGTTTAATAAAACTAGGTGCTTCTTACATACTGCTTTTGTATGTAAGCTTGACAAAGTCAACgttttgacttgaaattttttacatatatcgttcactagttttatttaaacattgagtaaatttattttaggtgcccaaGAAAGTCCTTACGGTCATATTAAAatttcacgcctccttccttactgtTGTTATAAAACTTGCCCTTAGTAGTGTTAAACCACGGATCTCCAGCTTATGAGGCAAGCGCGGTAACCACTGCGCAACGGCTGCATAAATTTGTGCtcactttgttttttaactcGTAGCAGTGCTTCTGTGTTGTCAACAACTATTAGTTTGCCaagtatttgaattttaatttagcattttCCCTTTGAAATTGgaaagtctaatttttttaacaattatttttgaaaatttctttttttttttgaaagtttttctcTGCATAACATGTGGTATTTGAAGTGAAAATTGATGCAGCCTTTACATTGTTTCTTCCGTTATAAGTAccaatagaaaatattttgtagaataatCCCCGTTCATCGGCAATATTTCTGATAAGGGTTGAAACATTGTCACTGGCGTGTCGTTCCAATGTTTGATGAACACCTAAGGCAAATAAGTTCAACATCCAGTTGTTATCCATTAAATGGCATGTTAAACCAAAGTAACTGACTTTACCCATTGAAGACCAATGATCATAGGTAATTGCTATACTAGTAGCCATATTTACGAGGTCTAATGTGTTTTTCCTCTCATCTTCATTGAgtgtttgcattttttaatacaattgtgTTTTGACAAGGAAGACTGTAGCTGTAGTCGGAAGTTGCTGTTAGAATGACATCCGTCAAAGCTGGATCTGTAGAAATTTGTTCATTTTCGccattttatgatttaatactGCCGCAAATTGTAAGTTGTTTCGACGAATTCGCGATCTTGCTTTGATGTTTACTAGTAGTTACAAAGAACATGTATTTATTGTTCAATTAATGGTGTAGCATTGTTAGACTTCGGTGATATTCAAGTTCCTGGGAACAATATTTACAGATAACCAGTTTTTTAGActcttctttaaaaataaagtcttCCTTGACGATAGATTGATTGCAGGTTGAACACATTATTTcaagtattaataaataaatttggttaggaaaagttaatttaattttggaaatttaataaattaattgacaAAATAACAACGCcatcaaaacaaattattaaaaaataactttcgttaggaaaagttattttaactttggaaatttaataaattagttgaaaaaataacaacgcgatcaaaacaattttgaaaataaaaagtataaggTTAGAGAGACAAACTTGAGACAATCACAACAAAATGGCGTCATCACGTGAGTAAACATTGAGTAGAAATAAGAAATTGATATAGAAATTTCATTAGtgctcaaaaaattatttttgatgctAATCTAAATTGAATcgctaaaaaagtttatgatctaatctaatctaatcgacaaaaaaaatttatgagttAGATAATTTGATcttatctttaatttttcttatttgatCGGTTTCAGCAAACAAGCCCtcataacaaaatataattttacctTTAAACGTTACAGacttttttcaagattttaacTTCAtgttttataatcaaaaaactttaaaactattgttcttgatttattttatttttaactccaGTTAGATCCGCTCGTTCAactttcattttgtttatatctaattactctagaaacatttttttaattttttgcattatttctttttttttttgagcaattttaatttatccaTGGGTTTCTAGTTGCTATTTTATAAGAAGAATCATTATTGTCTTAGTATCTGATTGTTAGGTTTCTCATAAATGTGTCATTATATAAACtgacattttcttttaaaaacttaaaataacgACCATTAGGTTTACTATTGTTAATAGAAAGGTGGATTTCAAtctttgtatataaaaaagtttaatacaaaaattaatgttgtaatttttttattatatttaacaactttattataGTAAACTACGAactaaacattagaaaataactaaatatagacctttatttcaatattgataaaaacaatgttGCATGTAGTTTTATGTATacctttaaacttttttcttcagGGTAAAATGCTTCATTATGTACTATTGACATTACTTATTGGTGGATGTAGATGCAACCTTATAGTTGAGATTGATAGCATCAATGGGAATGATGGCATTGCTTGCACTATGGGTACATTAAAAACACCATGCAAAAGCTTAAACTACgtcttttcaaatattaaaaacatgagCTATTcaactttaaagattttaaagggAGAGCATATACTTTTTACGGAGGTTCGGGTAAATGGTATTGTTTCCATGGAAATTGTTTCTTTTGACAACGCTTTGCTCAAATGCGTTAATTCATCTGGACTAACATTTATTTCTTCAAGTAATGTTACTGTACGGGGAGTTACACTTAAACATTGCGGTGCAAAACATAATAAGATTGAATACAAAAACAAGGGAAGTTTTTATCATCCTTTCATGAGCACggcaatttgttttaataaatgcaaagatGTTGTTATAGATAATGTTATATTCCAAGAAAATGAAGGTGTTGCTCTTGCTTTCTTTGATGTTGGCAATTCCGTGCAAATTTACCAATCATTTTTTGATTctaatgtaaattatttaacaaaagaaaatatttcagtGGGTGGTGGGGTGTATGTGGAGTTATCCAATTACACAAgtttaaactcatttaataaTACAGATACCAAATaccttattaaaaaatgtaacttttcaaacaattttttggtcAGTGGATTAAAACAAACAGATATGTCCACCAAAgttcaacaaaatatatatgctAGAGGCGCTGGTCTCTCAATTGTGTTAAAAGGAGATGCaagaagaaactttttaaacattgttgattgtttatttattaacaacactGCTCTTTGGGGAGGAggcatgtttttatatttaggaGAGAAATCCGAAAACAACTCACTATTATTCAATGGCtgcatatttgaagcaaataaaGCCGTTTTAGCCGGTGGCGGTATTCGTGTTTATGAGGAATCCAAGCAAACAACAtcgttaaaagaaaataatattaaactagaaaacgtatcattcaaaaaaaactcAGCCATATGGGGAGGAGGAATCTCCATTAAAGGTGCAACACACAACAAGTATGAGGATTGGACAATTAATACCGTTTTTGAAAAATGCATTTTCGATGAAAACCATGGCACTGTAGGTTTTGCAATTGGCCTTCACAcacgaaattttaaaacaaagatattCGATAGAGGAGTAACGTATCGGGTTGTAATGAACAATTGCTTATTTAATAAGAATCAAATGACTTTATCTGAAGATAAAAAAGTCAGAGGTCAAGGTTGTATTTACTTCAAAGAAGCTTTTCTAGTGCTTACTGGAAACAATAGTTTTTCATGCAATCAAGGAACAGCTATTGTGTTGGAATCTGCATCTCTAACATTTGGGAGCTCAAGCTATTCTGCATTTCAAAATAATACGGGAACAGAAGGAGGTGCAATTGCTTTGTATGGAACGTCATGGTTAGAGCTAGAAAAAGCTTGTAGCGTTTTGTTTGATCGAAATTCGGCATTGCGAAGAGGAGGTGCATTATTTGTTAAACATGCTGGTCCTCCTCGAGTTGGCTTTCAAAATACAGAATTACAATCTTCTCCATGTTTTATTCGCTATAATAATATGGATACTTTTGAATGGCCTGTTAATATAACTTTTCGTGAAAACTATGCTCCACCAAGTTCAGGGAACTCTATATACGCTTCAACACTACAATATTGTCGCTCCGATGGCGAGAGTCGCATGAACTCAACAGCTCTAGTCTGGCCTTTTATAAAGTACGAGAATGTGAGAACAGATCCAGAAATTGTAACAAGTCCCATAGaactaaactttaataaagaacaaTGGAACGTTTCACCATTCTACCCTTTTTCGACAGATGTCCACCAAATAGATGAACGCGGTCAAAGTGTTTATGGTTCcgtaaaaatagatataaatagcGAAAATAAATCTGTAACTTTAGATCCTCCAAACTACGATTTTATTGTGAGAGACAAAATTTCCAAACTAAAGTTATTGGGGAAAACGCTATCAAAGTTTTCCGTGACATTGATTACTAATAACGATCAACTAGTTGTTTCGCCAACATATAATGTTTCCTTAAGTTTATGCTTACCAGGCTTTCGCCTTAGAGAAAATAAATGTGTTTGCATGGATGCCGAGGTGGGAGATGTAGTTCATTGTTTAGAAAATGGAACGGTGTATGTTTTACGAGGCAAGTGGGGTTATGTAAATAGTAAAACCAGTTTGCTTGAAACTGTAGTTTGTCCGCAATCATATTGCAAATGCCATAGTGGTATCGAAGAATATTTATGCCAGTTTGATGTAAAAGAACAATGTTCTGAAAATCGTCGAGGA
This portion of the Hydra vulgaris chromosome 13, alternate assembly HydraT2T_AEP genome encodes:
- the LOC136090250 gene encoding uncharacterized protein LOC136090250 — protein: MLHYVLLTLLIGGCRCNLIVEIDSINGNDGIACTMGTLKTPCKSLNYVFSNIKNMSYSTLKILKGEHILFTEVRVNGIVSMEIVSFDNALLKCVNSSGLTFISSSNVTVRGVTLKHCGAKHNKIEYKNKGSFYHPFMSTAICFNKCKDVVIDNVIFQENEGVALAFFDVGNSVQIYQSFFDSNVNYLTKENISVGGGVYVELSNYTSLNSFNNTDTKYLIKKCNFSNNFLVSGLKQTDMSTKVQQNIYARGAGLSIVLKGDARRNFLNIVDCLFINNTALWGGGMFLYLGEKSENNSLLFNGCIFEANKAVLAGGGIRVYEESKQTTSLKENNIKLENVSFKKNSAIWGGGISIKGATHNKYEDWTINTVFEKCIFDENHGTVGFAIGLHTRNFKTKIFDRGVTYRVVMNNCLFNKNQMTLSEDKKVRGQGCIYFKEAFLVLTGNNSFSCNQGTAIVLESASLTFGSSSYSAFQNNTGTEGGAIALYGTSWLELEKACSVLFDRNSALRRGGALFVKHAGPPRVGFQNTELQSSPCFIRYNNMDTFEWPVNITFRENYAPPSSGNSIYASTLQYCRSDGESRMNSTALVWPFIKYENVRTDPEIVTSPIELNFNKEQWNVSPFYPFSTDVHQIDERGQSVYGSVKIDINSENKSVTLDPPNYDFIVRDKISKLKLLGKTLSKFSVTLITNNDQLVVSPTYNVSLSLCLPGFRLRENKCVCMDAEVGDVVHCLENGTVYVLRGKWGYVNSKTSLLETVVCPQSYCKCHSGIEEYLCQFDVKEQCSENRRGRLCSQCAKGYSVAFFNEDCKICTTKWWLIILLLLTTFVFSIVFVIALSFVNVDEFFGYFNVFFYWYQMIDLVIPINVQLTRGTLFLIGFISLTGTGGNAGICLINGLDNLVKIALNYVPIAIFLITAFALHFDCIWKCFRWNNSKNLSEEEADNRRKRSRGSSISFVIVVTFSQIIIVSFKLLQSVEIDGQLYLHKAAFARYFRHPHIYYGLLALCFLFVMLVFTLLLLFNPKKFILTNFTRIGIIYHKYVVPVFDALKSCFDKSKLIGNDNSQQEKKIKESSKQKRGFATFYFILRALMIFISVFAPNEIIKLVVFSSVSVISLGIFASFQPYRERCFNIWDTLALILMCIATLISLVLNVPFSASQTQLNAIRVLLEIIIWLPFVTLILRLGWKWRILLYKRLSKRPSLIEKNDNASVSGFPFRVIEQISNENIDENQVKSS